In Phragmites australis chromosome 18, lpPhrAust1.1, whole genome shotgun sequence, the genomic window ACTTGCCGAATATGCTCACAGCCGTGTTCATAAACATAGAGGGGGAAGAGTGAATCTCAGCTGCAAGTTTGAAACAGATAGTGCCACTAAGATCGAGTCAAAGGTGCAGTTCACACGGGCTACTTGAAATATCAGATTTGGTAATCCTTTGCGAAACCATGGTCGAAAGGGTCGTCATTCCGGTGCCTGCGTCTCCACGATCAGGCGGCCAGGGGCTCCCGCCGCTTCCCAAACGTCGCATCCAGCCGCGCGTACGGCGTACGGTATTGCTCTCCTTTTCTGCATCCATCGCGACGTTCCTTCTGGCTCCTCCGTTCCCGCTTCGGCTGTCCCAAATTTTGCGTACCACCGCGTGCGCTTTCCCGAAATACTCCCATCCGCTCTGCAATACAAAACGCGAGGGCGCGGCACAGCCAGGCAGCAGCACGGCACAAGCCCGCACAACTGCACCGCTGTCCGCACAGCGCAAAGggcctctgcctcctcctcgtcctcgtccttgACCACTCGCTCTACGGGCACTCTGCTCCTCGCTCCCCAAACACGCGCACCAGCTACCACCCACCGGCCGGGCCAAAGAACGCAGAGCGCGGAGGAGAGGGTCAGGGAGGGAGAGGCGGCCTGGAAAGGCTCAGGCTTTCGCTTTCTGGGGCTGGGTCGCCTGGGCGGGAGTGGGATAGAGACATGGCTCCGAGCTGCTACGACGTGGCCGCGTCCATGCTCCTCTGCGCCGAGGACAACAGCAGCATCCTGTGCTTGGAGGAGGtagaggaggcggtggaggtggcgggGAGCAAGAGAGGCTGGTCGCCGGACGGGGACGATTTCGGCGTGGATTTTTTCCCGCCGCAGTCGGAGGAATGCGTGGCCGATCTGGTGGAGAGGGAGCGGGAGCACATGCCGAGGGCGGACTACGGCGAGAGgctgcgcggcggcggcggagttcTCTGCGTCCGTCGGGAGGCTATCGATTGGATTTGGAAGGTGGGTTCTTGATTGATCTGAAGCTGGTTGGACACGGGtaaaggaaaaaggaaacattTTTTCGGCGTTCGTAGGAACGCACTCCGTTTCCATGATTAGCTAGCTCTGTTGATGTAGAAAGATGAGCCCTTTCTTAGTTTGTGGATTCAAACACACTCTGCGATCTTTTCTCTTCCAGCGAAAGACCGTAGATTATGCTCGCATTACTTATTTCTTCTTTCGATCTTGGCAATACTGAACGCTGTTTTAATGATTTGCAATATCTTTGATGGTAGAATAGTGTGAGTGTTTATGCGTGTAGCTAAGTAATTTATGCCAATGTTTTTGCTGTGCTTAGAGCAAAACCAATTAGCTGAAGCGTTGTAGATATGCCATGGTCATTCTCTCGGATTTAATCCGGGACCATTTCGGCCAAAGCAGGACGTTCGTCTCTTTCCTGAATCACGAGACGCCGAGATGCGATGTCTGATACTCTGATTCAACATGGTACTATTTTagggcaaaagaaaaaaatatgttttatacaaAATTGGGAAGATAATTGACGTGAAGTTTTTCACAACAGTAAAGTTTTGCTTATTTTCCATGTGACTACTAACTTGTTTTGTTCTGATCTCTCCGCAGGTTTACACATACTACAACTTTGGTCCTCTTACTGCCTACTTGGCTGTGAACTACCTGGATCGTTTCCTCTCACGGTACGAGCTGCCGGTAAGAATCACAAGATCATCTTTCCTAGTTACCTCAAGAAGTTGCCAATGCTATCAATCTCGGTAATATTTTGATTCACCAACGTTTAGAGTCGATGTCATTTTCAGGAAGGCAAGGATTGGATGACACAATTGCTCTCAGTGGCGTGTCTTTCCCTTGCCGCCAAGATGGAGGAAACTGCTGTTCCACAATCTCTGGACCTTCAGGTGCGCAAACTGCAGATAGGCATTGGAATGCTCATGCACATTGTGTTCATCTGATCTTTGTTTTCTAAGCTTGACTGGATTTTATAAATCAGGTCGGCGACGCACGGTACGTGTTTGAGGCGAAGACGATCCAGAGAATGGAGCTTCTTGTTCTAAGCACCCTCAATTGGAGAATGCAGGCTGTGACCCCTTTCTCCTACTTGGACTACTTCCTAAAGAAGCTCAACGGCGGCAATGCGGCGCCGAGAAGCTGGCTCTTTCAATCGGCAGAGCTTATCTTGTGTGTAGCCAGAGGTATGCACGCATGATTGTATCAGTGAAATCGTTGTGGATCACACCATTTCGTGCTCTTTTGACTAATCTGATTGATATGTGCTGTTGCACGGCAGGAACTGGCTGCATAGAGTTTAGACCCTCTgagatcgccgccgccgccgcagacgCCGTGGTTGGAGAAGCGGACGTCGCAGACATTGAAAAGGCCTGCTCCCATGTAGACAAGGTACATTGAAGCAAGTCTCGTGCAAATTCATTTCATCCCCCTAGTTTGTTGCTAGGAGAAAAATGCAACGGCACAGTTCGAATCCAAACATTCATAGCTCATATCTCGCAAACCGTACTTTCGTAAACGCGGCTCTGGTACAAATGCGTGAAACGCATTCATAGCTGTGTGTGTGAGCTCGTCGAGGTATTAATGTGCTGTCGCCTTTCGGTGCTGTGGCTGCAGGAGAGGGTGTTGCGATGCCAGGAAGCGATGCAGTGCATGGCCTCCTCCATCAACACTATGCCACCTAAATCTGCAAGCGGCAGGGCCTCTTCCTCTGTGCCGCAGAGCCCTGTAGGGGTGCTGGACGCTGGGCGCTGCCTGAGCTACAAGAGCGACGACGATGCAGCAGCAACTGTTGTTTCACATGGAACCTGTGGCTCTGCTAGCTCCTCTGTCACCAGCAAGAGGAGAAAGATTAGCAGATGATCGACTGTGACCAGTCAAAGTGCCCAAGTATAAGAGTGAATAGACTAGTCTGCTTTACTACACCACTCATCTTCAAGGAAAAGTCAAATGGCTTCGATTGCAACGTCGAGAGGCAAAAGAGGGGATCCGAAAAGGACGGAATTTCGACATGAGTAGAGAGCAAGAAGTTGATGAATAATGATGCGAGGTGGACAACACCTAAATTGCTGAGCTTTTTGCATGGAGGGTAGTCAGCCAGCACAACcttggtgtgccaccaagagcAGCACCAAAGCTTTGTAGCAACACAGAGCGAGAGGAGATCGATGAGACGATCAGAATAAAGGGAGGTGAGGGGGGACCGTAGCCAAGGTGTACAAGGACTAGGCACTGACCTGCCTTTGTAGCTGTAGAGTATCCGCTTAAACTGTGCAAgtttctattctttttttttttttttcatctgtgAAAGAGAAATGTAGGAGCGGAGAAGAGCAATGCATTTTGTGACAAAAAAGGGTGATCtaaatgaataaaataacagGATAACATGAGAAAGGGAAGTGAACAAAATCCCTATGAAGAGGAACTGGGTGTTCTTCAATAATACTGGTAGTAATCAAAATTATTCatcattcatttttcttttccgTTGAATACTGGTCTGCCTGCCTATATTAGTTTGACTGCTTGTCTGCTTCGAGACCATGGGTACTGCTCTCCCTATGAATTAAAAGAAGGGGACCTTGTCAGGGACAACCTTGGGAACACATACTTACAATACCATCCATATAATTGTTCAGCagtttctcttttttcttttttttaagcctCACACTGGGATACTGTAGTACTTAAACATACGTTCAAACACACACTACACTTTACACACGTACATCTTAGGACACACGCTAGACCTACAACCTACACATGTCTACTGAACTCTTCAGTAGTGACGGGTACGTTATTTTTACATTATGATCCATAGACGCTCGAGACTATCTAAAAGATTATTTTATAGAGATAAACCCCGATGAGACCCAAATTCGATTCAAGGAATTGGGTGCATTGAACCTGGATGGCAACGCTCACACCTGGAACAGCTAACCAACCGAGCTGCTGGCTCTTTTAGCGTCTATCTCTTTGTTCGAATTAGTAGGCTTTCGTGTTTTATACTCAAAACTTCTGAATAACAGTGACATCAGAGCTATCAAGAATTTGAATAGTCCAATACCGAGATTGATCTTGTTCAGGCGATCTAAGGTTCACTACCGTGCGGCTTCAACTTTAGGAATCATAGGAGCAACTTGAAAATGATGGGGGGAACTCAAACTTAGGaattctgaagaaaaaaaattcatattgaACTTGAAGAACAGACGAAAAGGATTCAAATTTCGGAGTTctgagagaaaaataaaatcatgtTCAATTTGGAGAACAAACCGATTATTCCCTCCGTTCTACGTTCAAAGGCGCatttgagcacaagatgaatGCAGGTGGGTTATATATTTCCGATGCATTTCTTGTCCAAATGCGTCTCTAGATCAGAGGCACATGGGAGAACAAGATGAATGCAAGGGTGGGAATTGTTTCTTAACTCTTGGCAGAGATCTACGCTCTAGGCATATGGAAGCTATATGTAGCACGAAATTAGGAGTTAGGAGTTAGGACCACAGGGTTTAGCGTCTAAATGGTATATATCAATCTAATCTACGCAGGGAGTCAACTTGATCCACTTCGGAGGCATGTGGTTGGAGGATAATGTTAGATGGAATATGACCATCCATATTTTAGTAGATGAGATAATCCAATTTCTTGTTCGGTAGTATGATAAGCGATCCAATTTCTTATTTGGTTGGACAAATAGAACTTGGATGAGGTTAGCGAAAATTTTGAGGGCCAACTTgtcatatttttagtttttcatcaaaatataatcacgtgagatcttattttgttgatttaacTGCAATGAATATAATGGTACAATCGGATCACATATTAGATAAACGGTTTAgaagataatattatttaaagtGTGATAATAAAAAGTACATTTACTCTAACCAATCAGAATATGCCATATCAGTAGTGATAAAACTTATCTAGAATATGAATAGCTCCGTTTAgcacttttatatatatatatgcttatcCAACATCTAACAAGAATATTTCTTTTAGATGGCTATGTCATCCACCTTATCCTTCAATCAAACATCTCAAAAAACTAGATGCTTATCTCTCATCTAGAGATATCCCTTCCTCGATAAAAATAAGcattatatttgattttttcGATTATAAGGATGGCGCATACGTATACACACCACTACACGTGCACATCATGCTCACACATTCATAAGTACTTCTCTTATCAGACGTCTACAAATAAATCATACTCCAACAACGTGTGTAAGTAGTGAACACTAGGATTTAAACCCTGGCTGATAGAGTTATAGTCTCATGCCTATTTGCTTCCAGCTTCTTAAAGTTCATTGGAATTGCAAAAGCAAGCTATTTGTTAGGGATTCCAGCTTCTTTGGGGAAGAAGCTGACTGGAAGTATTTACCTGCAATTGTCATCATATAAAATAGTGGAACCGGTGCACTCCGCCCCTCCCCCCCTCGTGGCCTCGCAACGAACGGACTTGTGTGGCCTCGCAACGAACGGACTTGTGTGGCCGAAAGCTCTAGCGATTAGGGTTGTCTCGCTACCCCTCTCCCCATCCCTCCCGTAACCGCTTCCACCTAGCGCCACTCCCTCCCATCCAGGCCGCCCCTCCCTTCAACAACTGTAACAACCCAACTCCTCAAAactaagaaattaaaaaaaaaactttttcaaagaaaataaaagagtttgcaaaaactaaaaaaatccaaagcgtgtatgtgtgcctttatgcatattcacatatgtgagtatgtgtgctatatgtataaatacatatatacattaaGGGCTATTTTATTTTGcttataaaagaatatttatagatatatatgtgtaaatatCTGTTTGTTGATTGTTGAGTGATTGTGTGAGCTAATATATAATTTATATGTGGTATATACGTTGTATGTATAAATATAGATGTGTATATGTatgagagaaaatagaaaagaaatagagaagCCTTTTGATTTATAAGCCGAAGCccatctcttctctcttctcttctctctattCGGCCCGCCCAACCAAATCAGCCCATCTCGCtatctcctctcccctctcttctctaCTCAGCGATGTAGCAGCATCAGTCGGCCATCGCTGTGTGgacgccgccgtgtccgagctGGAGATCGATCGCCTAACCGCCAAACAGGATCGCCAGGACTTCTAGAAGTACAAGCCCGCGTCGAATTGGCCAAAGCCCGAGCCAAACCTGAGATGTGCACAAGAGTTTGACCATCAACTGCATAGTACCTCAATCAAATTCACGAGATTGAGTTGGAGATAATCTATGTAGtaaaaggaggaagaatccGGAGGCTATACGTGAGCTTTTGCCCAAGAGACAGGAGTCCGAGCTCATTTGAATTGATGGAATCGCAGTTTGGATCGCCACCGCTGTCTCTTTTCAAATCCGAGTAGAATTGGAGATAGGGAGACTCCCGTGTATAAAATATGAGCCCCTACGCCCTCCTCAGAGCATGCCATAACTTTTGCCCATAAAGCCGAGGGGAAATCATTACCCAGAGCCCATCTTCGACGAGAGCCGAAGCTTCAAGCCACCGCTCACCATCGCTAGCCTAAACCACACACCGTCAGTGACAACCCGTAGCCCAACCCTGTTCGTCATGAGCACATGGTCATTTTCCATCGCTCGTTGGAGCGTTTAGAGCATGGCGACGAGCTTTTCCCTGCTCGTCGGTGACACGCTGCTGCGGAAGACCTCTAAGACGCTGTCCTCGTCGTCGGGAGCTAAGGAGACCAAGGTGAGCCGTCTGATCCAAAACCAACAGCCACGATGTCATCACCATACCCCTTCGATTTTGATCCCAGTTAGCCGGTGATGTGGCAGCCACATTAGCGCCTAAGTCCAACGTGCCCGCCATGTCATCATGCCACCTCAGCGTGTAGTGCCGAGTCAACAACCCAGTCagcattgtttttctttttatttgttttaattgtgtTGCTGACATCATAATTAGTAAAAATTGtgtaataaatagatttctagtgtaaaaacaatttcaataataataataattagggaattaatttctaataaagtttaataggtttatttaattctattaaatagttttataatttaaataaatgatataaaaatcctagaaaatcatagatggctttagaaaaattctagcaacataatttcatctgtagataatctttttagtcttATTTTAATCTTAacaaaatcataacttgttaattgtagctctgttttgacccgttctttcgctGGACTGTCCGAAAAAgtgtgatcttgtatgtgatgatgtttgctgtgtgatatttggttctttttagatcttgatgtttatgtgttgttgtttttacGTATGATGCGAGTAGATGCCGACATTCAGGAAGAGCTAGAAGGTCTACAGGATCATGATTTTGAAGatccaactgagttcagtgatgacaaattgtgttcttgaacatatttatcctaattttacaaatattttattttacaaatatgcatgctaataatatgttgaGAACCCCAtgagttaggttttaccctacttttcccttatcatctttGTCGCTATAGTATAGTTTCaagttatggaagggtagatgtgaagatcggtgacgtcctaagagtggggggtgaattaggacacttagaaactaatgactgtaaaaactttacaagataaactatctcaaattctatcgaaatgtgctctaggtttatctcaTGTGtgtactctaccactcaagagaattaaaacctactctagcaaggtaaattatatgtatgtaaatacagaaacgtaaataaggtagagagacaaactcggcacaatagatttttatcccgtagtatcggTGATatacaagccacccctagtccacgttaaagttccacaaaagatatgctcatagtcgccaagtctcttccgatcacggctcttgagctaccaagtcaccaagacaagacctcaagtgcgaggagccaccaagccaccaagacgagGTCTCACCACAAATCTATCTTTTGGTCACTTGTACGCCatcttcactttagagctttagtcacaaagacaagggcctccacgTCCTCGCATAATCTTCTTACCACCGCTACACACTAAGtcaagggtcaacaagttaccggcgagtcaccaagactccaagacgtcggcgtacctctcggtacacggttggatcactccttgatccactctctaagttgcagcacctaacaacacttctctctaggcctataagcactaatcactttctAATGACATGCTCAATTGTCTTGGATGaacattttaagcactttggtggcttggatgtcttctcaagtgtatatgagattctctagactctagcaccttcaaatggccgagtgggtggatacttatagtctcaaactcgcTAACTAGCTGTTGCTCAATGACTCAAATTTACTTTGaataccagatgatccggtgacaacagtagtgtaagcatcgaaccatccagtgtgtacatcaGTGTATACTaaccgttggaaccccactcaaatacatTCTGAACATCAGATtatctggtgtatacttcatctccatcaccggactatccggtgtgtatacttgagcttAATCGAGCCAACTTATTCACTGTTCAACTGTCCAGTGTGTACAtcttttgatcaccggaccttccggtatgTTTATTTCCATCTCTTTGCAACTCTCtggaaaacactctggtgtgcatTGTCATATagtcaccggaccttccggtgtattgatcttcagccTTCGATAGTTGCAGTCTTCTCTGGAACAAATGCTCTGATGTGTAGAGCATATAGATcattggactatccagtgaagtCATTTATTTCCACCTTTGAgtgaaaacactctggtgtgtgcAAACTCCtgagcaccagaccttctggtgagaacaaactgATTTCATCTCAGTTTTTCACccttctggaaaatgctccagtgtgtatacttttggtatcaccggactatccggtgtagtcattttttgtgagacttctccaattcaatcaaactttatcctgaaTTTAGTGGCTTCtttatatattgcatccatgagacctactaacatatattcttgacaaacatgttagtcccattgactatgttatcattaatcaccaaaattaaaattatgtcctaatagagccatttttaCTAcagtagatgatgcttagccttgctttgggatggaagtcatgataattgct contains:
- the LOC133898262 gene encoding cyclin-D4-2-like, producing the protein MAPSCYDVAASMLLCAEDNSSILCLEEVEEAVEVAGSKRGWSPDGDDFGVDFFPPQSEECVADLVEREREHMPRADYGERLRGGGGVLCVRREAIDWIWKVYTYYNFGPLTAYLAVNYLDRFLSRYELPEGKDWMTQLLSVACLSLAAKMEETAVPQSLDLQVGDARYVFEAKTIQRMELLVLSTLNWRMQAVTPFSYLDYFLKKLNGGNAAPRSWLFQSAELILCVARGTGCIEFRPSEIAAAAADAVVGEADVADIEKACSHVDKERVLRCQEAMQCMASSINTMPPKSASGRASSSVPQSPVGVLDAGRCLSYKSDDDAAATVVSHGTCGSASSSVTSKRRKISR